A region of the Aureibacillus halotolerans genome:
CTGCGCTCGTTTTCAAACCAAACCTCATGATCTTGCCCATTTTCTGCCGTGTATGTGTAGAACGGGGTTTGGCTTTCTTCATCAAATTGAATCGTCGCCCCAAATTGGTTGGCTGTCTCAATGGCTCCAGCATATGTTAAATAGCGAGCTTTGCCCGTTTCTAAATTAAAGTCAAACCCAAAGACCGACACTGCACCTAGTATTTTATTGGCGGGAATTAGTGATGCTGCATAGGTTAATGCCTGCTCCATCCGGCCAATGGACACCACTGGTCCTGGACCACTTCCCGGCCATCCGTGCTCGTTGTACAGCATAATAATCACTTGATCAGCTGCTCCACCAATCACCGCATAATCAAAGGGCTTGGCAAAAGCGCTTGGGTCCTCAGCACTCGTTTTCGACGGCACAGCCACTGAAAAAAAGTAGCCTTCTTGATGGAGTGCATTGCCTAGCTCAATAATAAACTGCGACAAGCCCTCGCGATCCTCCTCGTAAACCTCTTCGACATCTAAATCAATGCCATCGAAATTAAACTGACGGATGAGATTTAAAATGTTCGCAATCAATGCCTGTCGGTTTGCGCTAGAGGAAACGAGCTCTTTGACAACATCCTTTGAAATGGTCGCCGGGCCTTCCATATAGAGCAAGTTATGCACAACCGCTAACACGCGAACGTTTCGCGCGTGCGCTTGAGCCACTAAGGTTCGAAGAGCTTCATCTGTAAATTCCCCAAACTTACCGAGCGTCGTTGGATTTTCAAAGCGAATTTGATAATAAAATAAGCTGACGTCTTGTAAATCGTTTGCATGCGCCAAAAAGGAGGCTTCAGATCCTGGAAGCCCCGGACCCTCATCCTCTGTAAAGTACCCTAACAGTGCGAGCGGTTTGTCGTCCCTTGTACTCACTTCAAGTCGCGATTGCCCCTCGGTTAACCACCCTTCTCTTCCATCAAAAAGACGTACCTTTAGCCAACCATCACCAGAGCCCGTCACGGTAAAGCGTGCCCCCGTCACTGGCCGGAGCAGCACGCGACCTTTAGTAGACGGTCGATCGTAAATTTGCGCCTGGCCGATGGTCATCGCTGCAGTATACCCAGGAATTTGGAGGACTTGCCCTACCTGAAGCTCGCCAACATTCACATTGTTTAACGCTTCAAAGCTGGCAACGGTTGTTTGAAATTTATCCGCTAAACTAAACAACGTATCGCCAGCCTGAACGGTATAGGTGACTTGACGCAATAGAATTTGTCCAACCAACAGCTCCTCCGTTCGAAGGGTGTTTTGATTGACGAGAGTGGCCTTAGAGATGTTCCATTGCCGTGAAAGTTCTTCAAGCGTATCCCCTTCTTGAACAACATACCCCTGAACCGACTGCGGAATTTGCAGCCATTGGCCTACGAAAAGTTGACCAATGCCTTCGTTCGCTTCCATTAAAGCTTTAATCGGAACAATATGCTGACGAGCAATATCATAAACACTCTCTCCCTCTCTGACTTGATGCCAGATCATT
Encoded here:
- a CDS encoding LysM peptidoglycan-binding domain-containing protein, coding for MSSMIWHQVREGESVYDIARQHIVPIKALMEANEGIGQLFVGQWLQIPQSVQGYVVQEGDTLEELSRQWNISKATLVNQNTLRTEELLVGQILLRQVTYTVQAGDTLFSLADKFQTTVASFEALNNVNVGELQVGQVLQIPGYTAAMTIGQAQIYDRPSTKGRVLLRPVTGARFTVTGSGDGWLKVRLFDGREGWLTEGQSRLEVSTRDDKPLALLGYFTEDEGPGLPGSEASFLAHANDLQDVSLFYYQIRFENPTTLGKFGEFTDEALRTLVAQAHARNVRVLAVVHNLLYMEGPATISKDVVKELVSSSANRQALIANILNLIRQFNFDGIDLDVEEVYEEDREGLSQFIIELGNALHQEGYFFSVAVPSKTSAEDPSAFAKPFDYAVIGGAADQVIIMLYNEHGWPGSGPGPVVSIGRMEQALTYAASLIPANKILGAVSVFGFDFNLETGKARYLTYAGAIETANQFGATIQFDEESQTPFYTYTAENGQDHEVWFENERSIIAKARLAQTLGVNGLALWRLGMEDPAIWPGLEEQFTLRKP